In Amycolatopsis solani, a single window of DNA contains:
- a CDS encoding class I SAM-dependent methyltransferase, whose amino-acid sequence MTDPADRVLSRASLAAGNPTGWFDQLYSAAERGEAEVPWTRGEPNADLADWVEPGEGRRALVVGSALGDDAELLASHGWAVTAFDVAPTAVKAAQARFPDSAVEYVVADLLAPPGEWRQAFDLVVEIINVQAMPREYRPKALASLAGFLATDGTLLVSEVAEESTDTETWEGPPWPFSRAEIASIAQDGVHLVSLETIRDGARYWAEFTR is encoded by the coding sequence ATGACCGACCCCGCCGACCGGGTCCTCTCCCGGGCGTCCCTCGCCGCAGGCAACCCGACCGGCTGGTTCGACCAGCTCTACAGCGCCGCCGAACGCGGCGAGGCCGAAGTCCCGTGGACCCGCGGCGAACCCAACGCCGACCTCGCCGACTGGGTCGAACCGGGCGAAGGCCGCCGCGCGCTGGTCGTCGGCAGCGCCCTCGGCGACGACGCCGAGCTGCTGGCTTCCCACGGCTGGGCGGTGACGGCGTTCGACGTCGCCCCGACCGCGGTCAAGGCCGCCCAGGCCCGCTTCCCGGACTCCGCCGTGGAGTACGTGGTGGCCGACCTGCTCGCCCCGCCGGGGGAGTGGCGGCAGGCGTTCGACCTGGTCGTGGAGATCATCAACGTCCAGGCGATGCCCCGCGAGTACCGCCCGAAGGCGCTGGCGTCCCTGGCCGGCTTCCTCGCCACGGACGGCACCCTGCTGGTCTCCGAGGTCGCGGAAGAGAGCACGGACACCGAAACGTGGGAGGGCCCGCCGTGGCCGTTCAGCCGCGCGGAGATCGCCTCCATCGCCCAGGACGGCGTCCACCTGGTGAGCCTGGAGACCATCCGCGACGGCGCCCG
- a CDS encoding GH92 family glycosyl hydrolase, with product MPRSARPPVAFLVTAAVVAAGLVAVPAASSAADEALPADFSSSFEAGDVQPTWTDTVDTDAAGKPRASGINGANGTAIPGDIRGKVTESSASSENTSGGEVVSNLFDGTTDTKWLSWDPTAWAQLSLSEPTSITHYALSSANDFDNRDPKDWTLQGSNDALTWTDLDKQSDQAFTARFQQKDYTLAAPSAAFKFFRLNVTRNNGGPILQLSELLLANDEPAPPPLPNMRSFTDSGPTSGYTNKNRVGYTGLKAFRYSGSQTAEGHGWSYNKVFDVDVPVVASTELSYKVQPQFITGDLKYQSTNVAIDLVFTDGTRLRDLGATDQYGFPLTPEGQGKSKVLYTNQWNLVRSAIGTVAKGKTIDRILVGYDNPDGPGSLQGWLDDVKISATPTPPASTRPTDNVLTTRGTMANSTFSRGNNFPATAVPHGFNFWTPVTDAGSDSWLYNYSTQNNADNLPALQAFAVSHEPSPWMGDRQSFQVMPSAAAGVPDANRDKRALAFKHSDETARAHYYGVQFQNGIKTEIAPTDHAAVMRFGFPGADSSLIFDNVNNSGGLTLDPATGTLSGFTDAKSGLSAGAGRMFVYATFDKPVTAGGKLTGQGRDNVTGYLRFAAGADKTVTMRIATSLLSVEQAKKNLAQEIAPNATFDSVRDAAQRTWDDQLKVIEVEGASKDQITTLYSNLYRLFLYPNSAFENTGTTEKPAYKYASFVSPKAGADTPTQTGSKIVDGQTYVNNGFWDTYRTTWPAYSLLTPDMAGKMVDGFVQQYRDGGWISRWSSPGYADLMTGTSADVAFADAYLKGVKNFDVKSFYDAALKDATVTPPNNAVGRKGVDEGMFLGYAPNTADHGFSWSIEGYVNDFGIANLSKKLYDEAPASDPRKQEYLSNYEYFTSRAQQYVNLFDPSVGFFQGRDAQGKFSRSPQDYDPRVWGIDYTETDGWGMAFSVPQDGQGLANLYGGKAGLAKKLDAFFADQETANFPGSYGGVIHEMREARDVRMGQLGHSNQASHHTLYMYDYAGQPSKTQEKVREALSRLYTGSEIGQGYAGDEDNGEQSAWWTFSALGFYPLQMGSPNYAIGSPLFKKATIHLAGGKDLVINAPKNSAKNVYVQGVKVNGKAYSSTSLPQDVIARGGVIDFDMGPNPSKWGTGPNDAPKSITQGDAVPAPLHDETGPGKGTLSTSDGSDAKALVDNTSRTQAAVTGAVQYQLNNTDEAVTNYTLTSQTGAGDPKSWTLKGSYDGKTWAVADQQTGQSFSWRQQTRAFKVANPAHYAYYQLEVTATSTGAPAQLAEFELLGKPDAACTRTVTGVSNGPLSITSGTVCLENATISGPVTVGAGASLIVRGGQLKGPLAATGAGQVVLNRTKVSGPVAITGTTGTVSIELTEVGGPVALTANHGPVLTSSTVGGPLACAANSPVPTDYDLPNTVRGPAAGQCAKI from the coding sequence ATGCCCCGAAGCGCCAGACCACCGGTCGCTTTCCTGGTGACCGCCGCCGTGGTCGCCGCCGGCCTGGTCGCCGTCCCCGCGGCCTCGTCGGCCGCCGACGAAGCTCTGCCCGCCGACTTCTCGTCCTCCTTCGAGGCCGGTGACGTCCAGCCGACCTGGACCGACACCGTGGACACCGACGCCGCCGGGAAGCCCCGCGCCTCGGGCATCAACGGCGCGAACGGCACCGCCATCCCCGGCGACATCCGCGGCAAGGTGACCGAAAGCAGCGCCAGCAGCGAGAACACCAGCGGCGGCGAAGTCGTCTCGAACCTCTTCGACGGCACCACCGACACCAAGTGGCTGTCCTGGGACCCCACCGCGTGGGCGCAGTTGTCGCTGTCGGAGCCGACCTCGATCACGCACTACGCGCTGTCCTCGGCCAACGACTTCGACAACCGCGACCCCAAGGACTGGACGCTGCAGGGCTCGAACGACGCCCTCACCTGGACCGACCTGGACAAGCAGAGCGACCAGGCGTTCACCGCCCGGTTCCAGCAGAAGGACTACACGCTGGCCGCGCCGAGCGCCGCGTTCAAGTTCTTCCGGCTGAACGTCACCCGCAACAACGGCGGGCCGATCCTGCAGCTGTCGGAGCTGCTGCTGGCCAACGACGAGCCGGCCCCGCCGCCGCTGCCGAACATGCGCAGCTTCACCGACTCCGGGCCGACCAGCGGGTACACGAACAAGAACCGCGTCGGCTACACCGGGCTCAAGGCGTTCCGCTACTCCGGCAGCCAGACCGCCGAGGGCCACGGCTGGTCCTACAACAAGGTCTTCGACGTCGACGTCCCGGTCGTCGCCTCGACCGAGCTGTCCTACAAGGTGCAGCCGCAGTTCATCACCGGCGACCTGAAGTACCAGAGCACGAACGTCGCGATCGACCTCGTGTTCACCGACGGCACCCGGCTGCGCGACCTGGGCGCCACCGACCAGTACGGCTTCCCGCTGACGCCGGAGGGCCAGGGCAAGAGCAAGGTCCTCTACACCAACCAGTGGAACCTGGTGCGCTCGGCGATCGGCACGGTCGCCAAGGGCAAGACGATCGACCGGATCCTCGTCGGCTACGACAACCCGGACGGTCCCGGCTCGCTGCAGGGCTGGCTCGACGACGTCAAGATCTCCGCGACGCCGACCCCGCCGGCCAGCACCCGCCCGACCGACAACGTGCTGACCACCCGCGGCACGATGGCCAACAGCACGTTCTCCCGGGGCAACAACTTCCCGGCGACCGCGGTGCCGCACGGCTTCAACTTCTGGACGCCGGTGACCGACGCCGGGTCCGACAGCTGGCTGTACAACTACAGCACCCAGAACAACGCCGACAACCTGCCGGCGCTGCAGGCGTTCGCCGTCAGCCACGAGCCGAGCCCGTGGATGGGTGACCGGCAGAGCTTCCAGGTGATGCCGTCCGCGGCCGCCGGGGTGCCCGACGCCAACCGCGACAAGCGCGCGCTGGCGTTCAAGCACAGCGACGAGACCGCGCGGGCGCACTACTACGGGGTGCAGTTCCAGAACGGGATCAAGACCGAGATCGCCCCGACCGACCACGCGGCGGTCATGCGGTTCGGGTTCCCGGGCGCGGACTCGAGCCTGATCTTCGACAACGTCAACAACTCCGGCGGGCTGACCCTCGACCCGGCGACGGGCACGCTGTCCGGCTTCACCGACGCCAAGAGCGGCCTGTCGGCGGGCGCGGGGCGGATGTTCGTCTACGCCACCTTCGACAAGCCGGTCACCGCGGGCGGCAAGCTCACCGGGCAGGGCCGCGACAACGTCACCGGCTACCTGCGGTTCGCCGCGGGCGCCGACAAGACCGTGACCATGCGGATCGCGACGTCGCTGCTCAGCGTCGAGCAGGCCAAGAAGAACCTGGCCCAGGAGATCGCCCCGAACGCCACCTTCGACTCCGTCCGCGACGCCGCGCAGCGCACGTGGGACGACCAGCTGAAGGTGATCGAGGTCGAGGGCGCGTCGAAGGACCAGATCACGACGCTCTACTCGAACCTTTACCGGCTGTTCCTGTACCCGAACTCGGCGTTCGAGAACACCGGCACGACCGAGAAGCCGGCCTACAAGTACGCGAGCTTCGTCTCGCCGAAGGCCGGGGCGGACACCCCGACGCAGACCGGGTCGAAGATCGTCGACGGCCAGACCTACGTCAACAACGGGTTCTGGGACACCTACCGCACCACCTGGCCGGCGTACTCGCTGCTCACCCCGGACATGGCCGGCAAGATGGTCGACGGATTCGTGCAGCAGTACCGCGACGGCGGCTGGATCTCCCGCTGGTCCTCCCCCGGCTACGCCGACCTGATGACCGGGACCAGCGCCGACGTCGCCTTCGCCGACGCCTACCTCAAGGGCGTGAAGAACTTCGACGTCAAGTCGTTCTACGACGCGGCGCTGAAGGACGCGACGGTGACCCCGCCGAACAACGCGGTCGGCCGCAAGGGCGTCGACGAGGGCATGTTCCTCGGCTACGCGCCCAACACCGCCGACCACGGCTTCTCGTGGTCGATCGAGGGCTACGTCAACGACTTCGGCATCGCGAACCTGTCGAAGAAGCTCTACGACGAAGCCCCCGCGAGCGACCCGCGCAAGCAGGAGTACCTGTCGAACTACGAGTACTTCACCAGCCGCGCGCAGCAGTACGTGAACCTGTTCGACCCGAGCGTCGGGTTCTTCCAGGGCCGCGACGCGCAGGGCAAGTTCAGCCGCTCGCCGCAGGACTACGACCCGCGGGTGTGGGGCATCGACTACACCGAGACCGACGGCTGGGGCATGGCGTTCTCCGTGCCGCAGGACGGTCAGGGCCTGGCGAACCTCTACGGCGGCAAGGCGGGCCTGGCGAAGAAGCTGGACGCGTTCTTCGCCGACCAGGAGACCGCGAACTTCCCGGGTTCCTACGGTGGCGTGATCCACGAGATGCGGGAGGCCCGCGACGTCCGGATGGGCCAGCTGGGTCACTCGAACCAGGCCTCGCACCACACGCTCTACATGTACGACTACGCGGGCCAGCCGTCGAAGACGCAGGAGAAGGTCCGCGAGGCGCTCTCGCGGCTCTACACCGGCAGCGAAATCGGCCAGGGCTACGCGGGTGACGAGGACAACGGCGAGCAGTCGGCGTGGTGGACGTTCAGCGCACTGGGCTTCTACCCGCTGCAGATGGGCAGCCCGAACTACGCGATCGGGTCGCCACTGTTCAAGAAGGCGACGATCCACCTGGCCGGCGGCAAGGACCTGGTGATCAACGCGCCGAAGAACAGCGCGAAGAACGTCTACGTCCAGGGCGTGAAGGTCAACGGCAAGGCGTACTCCTCTACGTCGCTGCCCCAGGACGTCATCGCGCGCGGCGGCGTCATCGACTTCGACATGGGCCCGAACCCGTCGAAGTGGGGCACCGGCCCGAACGACGCGCCGAAGTCGATCACCCAGGGCGACGCCGTCCCGGCGCCGCTGCACGACGAGACCGGCCCCGGCAAGGGCACGCTGTCCACTTCGGACGGCTCCGACGCCAAGGCGCTGGTGGACAACACCTCGCGCACCCAGGCCGCCGTCACCGGAGCCGTGCAGTACCAGCTGAACAACACCGACGAGGCCGTCACGAACTACACACTGACGTCCCAGACCGGTGCGGGCGACCCGAAGAGCTGGACGCTGAAGGGCTCCTACGACGGCAAGACGTGGGCGGTGGCCGACCAGCAGACCGGCCAGTCGTTCAGCTGGCGGCAGCAGACCCGCGCGTTCAAGGTCGCCAACCCGGCGCACTACGCCTACTACCAGCTCGAAGTGACCGCGACCAGCACCGGCGCCCCGGCGCAGCTGGCCGAGTTCGAGCTGCTGGGCAAGCCGGACGCCGCCTGCACCCGCACGGTGACGGGTGTTTCGAACGGGCCGCTGTCGATCACCTCGGGCACGGTGTGCCTGGAGAACGCGACGATCTCGGGCCCGGTCACCGTCGGCGCCGGCGCGTCCCTGATCGTCCGCGGCGGCCAGCTCAAGGGCCCGCTCGCGGCGACCGGCGCCGGCCAGGTCGTGCTGAACCGCACGAAGGTGAGCGGCCCGGTGGCGATCACCGGGACGACCGGCACGGTGTCGATCGAGCTGACGGAGGTCGGCGGCCCGGTGGCCCTGACCGCCAACCACGGCCCGGTCCTGACCTCGAGCACGGTGGGCGGCCCGCTGGCGTGCGCGGCCAACTCCCCCGTCCCGACCGACTACGACCTGCCGAACACCGTCCGCGGCCCGGCCGCGGGGCAGTGCGCGAAGATCTAG
- a CDS encoding FUSC family protein, protein MNRFRLAALDRLAAADPGLVRLRLAGSAVLGIVLAVAALLPAHLPLTVMLVGAIAAMMTAFTVNDATPGAQCVTLVLAFLTGAASITTASLGSALPPLDSIVFVLLIFVAVYAQRFGPRGTALGSIAFFLFFFPMFLQAHLGQVPQLLLALAVGVLANAVVRFVLLRHNAEAEFLRVRRAFRARLAAVVRAAEAHLAVGAGERTRKQLRTSLARLHECVLLIEDTAPDVVDARAADRLRRRAIEVELAVQWLASTVQRTCSAELGADVRDDLIARLARFRALMERDPRELPLISQTGEYSRMLVEGSRIDEHAAPGDGVRKALAELALADDRAQRAAIPEATVDPLGDEDDDEPESRFAYDNGTRSAIQAVVGGGLAVLGGELVSHQRWYWAVLTVFVVFIGASSAGATFVKGVRRLGGTLIGIVGGVLLALLVGGNTAATLGLIMVCVFGMVYTARVSQVVMAFFITSMLGLLYSLLGTFSLAVLWIRLAETAVGAAAGILAAVVIVPVRTRSVMLDDIAEVLDELEEFLQHACGLLAGEENVSIIELSRDLDRSVEVVRTTIEPLTHPVNLRSARRDYGWHVLTTLETIAFRARHVAARAQPGQLAGTDTERLRQFTGRLLANIDVLRKALDAPGGPTPGTLVRDDGTPVADRVEQAETRAVLSSLSHLDEAVISLGGVFGLQATDPRAPVK, encoded by the coding sequence ATGAACCGGTTCCGCCTCGCCGCCCTCGACCGGCTCGCGGCGGCCGACCCCGGCCTGGTCCGACTGCGCCTGGCCGGCTCCGCCGTGCTCGGCATCGTGCTCGCCGTCGCCGCGCTGCTGCCCGCCCACCTGCCGCTCACCGTCATGCTCGTCGGCGCCATCGCCGCCATGATGACGGCGTTCACGGTCAACGACGCCACCCCCGGCGCCCAATGCGTGACACTCGTCCTGGCGTTCCTCACCGGGGCCGCGTCGATCACCACCGCCAGCCTCGGCTCGGCCCTGCCGCCGCTGGACAGCATCGTGTTCGTCCTGCTGATCTTCGTCGCCGTCTACGCGCAGCGCTTCGGCCCGCGCGGCACCGCACTCGGGTCGATCGCGTTCTTCCTGTTCTTCTTCCCGATGTTCCTGCAGGCCCACCTCGGCCAGGTCCCGCAGCTGCTGCTGGCACTGGCCGTCGGTGTCCTCGCCAACGCCGTCGTCCGGTTCGTCCTGCTGCGCCACAACGCCGAAGCCGAGTTCCTGCGCGTCCGCCGCGCCTTCCGCGCCCGCCTCGCCGCCGTCGTCCGCGCCGCCGAAGCCCACCTGGCCGTCGGCGCCGGCGAACGGACCCGCAAGCAGCTGCGGACCTCGCTGGCCCGGCTCCACGAATGCGTCCTGCTCATCGAGGACACCGCCCCCGACGTCGTCGACGCCCGCGCCGCCGACCGCCTGCGCCGCCGCGCCATCGAAGTGGAACTGGCCGTGCAGTGGCTGGCCAGCACCGTCCAGCGCACCTGCTCCGCCGAACTCGGCGCCGACGTCCGCGACGACCTCATCGCCCGCCTCGCCCGCTTCCGCGCCCTCATGGAACGCGACCCGCGCGAACTCCCCCTGATCAGCCAGACCGGCGAATACAGCCGCATGCTCGTCGAAGGCAGCCGCATCGACGAACACGCCGCGCCCGGCGACGGCGTCCGCAAAGCACTGGCCGAACTCGCGCTGGCCGACGACCGGGCCCAGCGCGCCGCCATCCCCGAAGCCACAGTGGACCCGCTCGGTGACGAAGACGACGACGAGCCGGAGTCCCGGTTCGCCTACGACAACGGCACCCGCAGCGCCATCCAGGCTGTCGTCGGCGGCGGGCTGGCCGTGCTCGGCGGGGAACTGGTGTCCCACCAGCGCTGGTACTGGGCCGTGCTGACCGTCTTCGTCGTGTTCATCGGCGCCTCCAGCGCCGGCGCCACCTTCGTCAAAGGCGTCCGCCGCCTCGGCGGCACGCTGATCGGCATCGTCGGCGGGGTCCTGCTCGCGCTGCTGGTCGGCGGGAACACCGCGGCCACGCTCGGGCTGATCATGGTCTGCGTGTTCGGCATGGTCTACACCGCGCGCGTCTCGCAGGTGGTGATGGCGTTCTTCATCACCAGCATGCTCGGCCTGCTCTACAGCCTCCTCGGCACGTTCAGCCTCGCGGTGCTCTGGATCCGCCTCGCCGAAACCGCCGTCGGCGCCGCCGCGGGCATCCTCGCCGCCGTCGTCATCGTCCCGGTCCGCACCCGCTCGGTGATGCTCGACGACATCGCCGAGGTCCTCGACGAGCTCGAGGAGTTCCTGCAGCACGCCTGCGGCCTGCTGGCCGGTGAGGAGAACGTCAGCATCATCGAGCTCTCCCGCGACCTCGACCGCTCGGTCGAGGTGGTCCGGACCACCATCGAGCCGCTGACCCACCCGGTCAACCTCCGCAGCGCCCGCCGCGACTACGGCTGGCACGTCCTGACCACGCTGGAAACCATCGCCTTCCGGGCCCGGCACGTCGCCGCCCGCGCCCAGCCCGGCCAGCTCGCCGGCACCGACACCGAGCGGCTCCGCCAGTTCACCGGGCGGCTGCTGGCCAACATCGACGTCCTCCGCAAAGCGCTCGACGCGCCGGGTGGCCCCACACCCGGCACGCTCGTGCGCGACGACGGCACCCCGGTCGCCGACCGCGTCGAGCAGGCCGAAACCCGGGCCGTCCTGTCCAGCCTCAGCCACCTCGACGAAGCCGTGATCTCCCTCGGCGGAGTCTTCGGCCTCCAGGCCACCGATCCGCGGGCCCCGGTGAAGTAG
- a CDS encoding DUF4360 domain-containing protein gives MLSAVVAAVMALSSVVTPHSWNTPPPPDKIVIDVVNAIGTGCPPNTSAVAVSQDNTAFTVTYSAYTALVGVGAGPLDARKNCQIGLRVHVPQGFTYGIAQADYRGFAHLERGATGLERANYYFQGNSPTAYVQHPLAGPFEDDWHFTDSTEVGAIVFKPCGEERNLNINTELRAAVGTSDPKKTTSYVTMDSTDGSITTVYHFAWLVCP, from the coding sequence ATGCTGTCTGCGGTCGTTGCTGCCGTAATGGCGCTGTCCTCTGTGGTCACACCGCATTCCTGGAACACTCCTCCGCCGCCGGACAAAATTGTCATCGACGTCGTGAACGCCATCGGCACGGGCTGTCCGCCGAACACGTCGGCGGTGGCGGTTTCGCAGGACAACACGGCGTTCACCGTGACTTACAGCGCCTACACGGCGTTGGTCGGGGTCGGTGCCGGCCCGCTGGACGCCAGGAAGAACTGCCAGATCGGCCTGCGGGTGCACGTGCCGCAGGGCTTCACCTACGGAATCGCGCAGGCCGACTACCGCGGATTCGCCCACTTGGAACGGGGAGCGACCGGTCTGGAAAGAGCGAACTACTATTTCCAGGGAAATTCACCGACGGCTTATGTGCAGCATCCGCTGGCGGGGCCGTTCGAAGACGACTGGCATTTCACCGATTCGACGGAGGTCGGTGCGATCGTGTTCAAGCCTTGTGGTGAGGAACGCAATCTGAACATCAACACGGAATTGCGTGCGGCGGTCGGGACGTCGGATCCGAAGAAGACGACGAGCTACGTCACGATGGACTCGACCGACGGCAGCATCACCACGGTGTACCACTTCGCGTGGCTGGTCTGCCCCTGA
- a CDS encoding GH92 family glycosyl hydrolase, with protein MPDAAFFSSFETGDPQPADPTSVVDSGPDRSPTAKTGVGFSGARALRYGSRPRTVLFELDLPVTARTELSYVVFPAADGEIPAYHATRVSLDVEFADGTSAGFEPVDDKTLWVDQWNPVRRPLGAFAGRRISRIVLRTGAPDTDITGWVDDVRIAERAQPPREPVDYVRTTRGTHSSGDFSRGNNFPATAVPHGFNFWTPVTDAGVTNWIYSYHRHNDERNRPALQALALSHQPSPWMGDRHTFHVMPGTGPVERHRRKRALPFSHDDETDSPHHYGVRFANGMTADLAPTSHAAIMRFTFPDKHGWLLFDNVGNRGRLRLDADTGVISGYTRVRSRLSAGARRMFVYGVTDAPATRGAKVRVPPWRRVSGYFEFDGPDVTLRIATSLISLAQAKRNLELEIPAGTTFDEVKAEARRLWQEQLGRIEVEGATEDQATTLYSNFYRLLLYPNVAHENTPQGIRHASPVVRRYWPSTRRRSGAKVVDGELYVNNGFWDTYRTTWPAYALFTPERCGRMIDGFVQQYREGGWISRWSSPGYADLMTGTSSDVAFADAYLKGVRDFDVEAAYDAGLKNATVTPPHRAVGRKGLEESIFLGWTPASVHEGLSWALEGCINDFGLANLSDALSRESAGARARRYADYAAYFRERAKHYVHHFDPEIGFFQGRHRDGRRKFGPAGYDPAAWGGDFVETNAWNTAFTAPHDGPGLAALHGGHAGLEAKLDTFFATPETGRRPGAYGGLIHEMTEARDVRMGQYGHSNQPSHHIPYVYNLAGAPAKAQRVVREVLRRLYLGSAIGQGYPGDEDNGEMSAWYLFSALGFYPLAVGSPRYAIGSPLFEKATVHLGEGKKLVVHAPGNTDETVYVRGLTVDGEPHEATSIAHATLAGGAELVFDLTTEPTGWGTPPPPAEHPDPVTDLTGTATSEEAKNLGALFDDTTRPQVTFRSATPSIEFTVTGEPRAVTMYTLTSGTRGGDPSAWVLEGSADGTGWTTLDEREGELFRWRRQTRPFALATPAAHARYRLRITATRGRRTTLAQWELLAR; from the coding sequence ATGCCCGACGCCGCCTTCTTCTCCTCCTTCGAAACCGGTGATCCGCAGCCCGCGGATCCCACCTCGGTCGTGGACAGCGGACCGGACCGCTCGCCCACGGCCAAGACCGGCGTCGGCTTCAGCGGGGCGCGGGCCCTGCGCTACGGCTCGCGGCCGCGCACGGTCCTGTTCGAACTCGACCTCCCCGTCACCGCGCGCACCGAGCTGTCCTATGTGGTCTTCCCCGCCGCCGACGGGGAGATCCCCGCCTACCACGCCACCCGGGTCAGCCTCGACGTCGAATTCGCCGACGGGACGAGCGCCGGGTTCGAGCCGGTCGACGACAAGACGCTCTGGGTGGACCAGTGGAACCCGGTGCGCCGGCCGCTGGGCGCGTTCGCCGGGCGCCGGATCAGCCGGATCGTGCTGCGCACCGGCGCGCCGGACACCGACATCACCGGGTGGGTCGACGACGTCCGCATCGCCGAGCGGGCCCAGCCGCCGCGGGAGCCGGTCGACTACGTCCGCACCACGCGGGGCACGCACTCCAGCGGCGACTTCTCCCGCGGCAACAACTTCCCCGCCACCGCGGTGCCGCACGGCTTCAACTTCTGGACCCCGGTCACCGACGCCGGCGTCACCAACTGGATCTACTCCTACCACCGCCACAACGACGAGCGGAACCGCCCGGCGCTGCAGGCGCTCGCCCTGAGCCACCAGCCGAGCCCGTGGATGGGCGACCGCCACACCTTCCACGTCATGCCCGGCACCGGGCCGGTCGAACGCCACCGCCGCAAGCGCGCGCTGCCCTTCTCCCACGACGACGAAACCGACTCCCCGCACCACTACGGCGTCCGGTTCGCCAACGGGATGACCGCCGACCTCGCGCCGACGTCGCACGCGGCGATCATGCGGTTCACCTTCCCCGACAAGCACGGCTGGCTGCTGTTCGACAACGTCGGCAACCGCGGCCGGCTGCGGCTCGACGCCGACACCGGCGTGATCAGCGGGTACACCCGGGTCCGCAGCCGCCTGTCGGCCGGGGCGCGCCGGATGTTCGTCTACGGCGTGACCGACGCCCCCGCCACCCGGGGCGCGAAAGTCCGCGTGCCGCCGTGGCGGCGCGTCTCGGGCTACTTCGAGTTCGACGGCCCCGACGTCACGCTGCGGATCGCGACGTCGCTGATCAGCCTCGCCCAGGCCAAGCGCAACCTCGAACTCGAGATCCCGGCCGGGACGACGTTCGACGAGGTGAAGGCGGAGGCCCGGCGGCTGTGGCAGGAGCAGCTCGGCCGGATCGAGGTCGAGGGCGCGACCGAGGACCAGGCCACGACGCTGTACTCCAACTTCTACCGGCTGCTGCTGTACCCGAACGTCGCGCACGAGAACACGCCCCAGGGGATCCGGCACGCCAGCCCCGTCGTGCGCCGGTACTGGCCGAGCACCCGGCGCCGCAGCGGCGCGAAGGTCGTCGACGGCGAGCTGTACGTCAACAACGGCTTCTGGGACACCTACCGCACCACCTGGCCGGCGTACGCGCTGTTCACCCCGGAGCGCTGCGGCCGGATGATCGACGGGTTCGTGCAGCAGTACCGCGAAGGCGGCTGGATCTCCCGCTGGTCCTCCCCCGGCTACGCCGACCTGATGACCGGGACCAGCTCGGACGTCGCGTTCGCCGACGCCTACCTCAAGGGCGTCCGCGACTTCGACGTCGAAGCCGCCTACGACGCCGGGCTCAAGAACGCCACCGTCACCCCGCCGCACCGCGCGGTCGGCCGCAAAGGCCTCGAGGAGTCGATCTTCCTCGGCTGGACCCCGGCCTCGGTCCACGAAGGACTGTCGTGGGCCCTGGAAGGCTGCATCAACGACTTCGGCCTCGCCAACCTCTCCGACGCACTTTCACGTGAAAGTGCGGGCGCGCGGGCCCGCCGCTACGCCGACTACGCGGCCTACTTCCGCGAGCGCGCGAAGCACTACGTCCACCACTTCGACCCCGAGATCGGGTTCTTCCAGGGCCGCCACCGCGACGGCCGCCGCAAGTTCGGGCCGGCCGGCTACGACCCGGCGGCCTGGGGCGGCGACTTCGTCGAGACCAACGCCTGGAACACCGCCTTCACCGCACCCCACGACGGCCCGGGCCTCGCCGCCCTCCACGGCGGCCACGCCGGGCTCGAGGCCAAGCTGGACACGTTCTTCGCCACCCCGGAAACCGGACGGCGGCCCGGCGCCTACGGCGGCCTGATCCACGAGATGACCGAGGCCCGCGACGTCCGCATGGGCCAGTACGGGCACTCCAACCAGCCCTCGCACCACATCCCCTACGTCTACAACCTCGCCGGCGCGCCCGCGAAAGCCCAGCGCGTCGTGCGCGAAGTGCTGCGGCGGCTCTATCTCGGCAGCGCGATCGGCCAGGGCTACCCCGGCGACGAGGACAACGGCGAGATGTCCGCGTGGTACCTCTTCAGCGCGCTCGGCTTCTACCCCCTCGCCGTCGGCAGCCCCCGCTACGCCATCGGGTCACCGCTGTTCGAGAAGGCCACCGTCCACCTGGGCGAAGGCAAGAAGCTCGTCGTCCACGCACCCGGCAACACCGACGAGACCGTCTACGTCCGCGGCCTCACCGTCGACGGCGAGCCGCACGAAGCCACCTCGATCGCCCACGCCACCCTGGCCGGCGGCGCCGAACTCGTCTTCGACCTGACGACCGAACCCACCGGCTGGGGCACCCCGCCGCCCCCCGCCGAGCACCCGGACCCGGTCACCGACCTCACCGGCACCGCCACCAGCGAAGAAGCCAAGAACCTCGGCGCGCTCTTCGACGACACCACCCGCCCCCAGGTCACCTTCCGCAGTGCCACCCCGTCGATCGAGTTCACCGTCACCGGCGAACCCCGCGCGGTCACGATGTACACGCTCACCTCCGGCACCCGCGGCGGCGACCCCAGCGCGTGGGTGCTGGAAGGCTCCGCCGACGGGACCGGGTGGACCACCCTCGACGAGCGCGAAGGCGAACTGTTCCGCTGGCGCCGCCAGACCCGGCCCTTCGCCCTCGCCACCCCGGCCGCGCACGCCCGCTACCGGCTGCGGATCACCGCCACCCGCGGCCGCCGCACGACCCTCGCCCAGTGGGAGCTGCTCGCCCGATGA